From Thalassococcus sp. S3, one genomic window encodes:
- a CDS encoding acetate/propionate family kinase → MSAILTLNAGSSSLKFSVYRAGEDPQLVGQGQVENLGDAARLLRDGADPVEIGAADHAIALGAIFEAARPWLGEGPPVGVGHRIVHGGVDFAGPERLSDDVMTLLRALEPLAPLHQPHNLAAVDAARQAFPDAVQIGCFDTAFHNGHPFVNDIFALPRRFYEEGVRRYGFHGLSYDFITGQLTRDWPELAEGRVVIAHLGNGASMCAVRNGQSVGSTMGFSALDGLPMGTRCGQLDPGVLLYLMDQGMTSKEIARLLYQESGLKGLSGMTHDMRTLLASGAPEAGQAIDYYVFRIRRELGAMAAVLGGLDAFVFTGGIGENAAEIRARVLDGMDFLGLAVDAGANISGAARISSGPVPVLVIPTDEERVIARAVSEWQRQHAM, encoded by the coding sequence ATGAGTGCGATCCTGACGCTGAACGCGGGCAGTTCGTCGCTTAAGTTTTCAGTGTATCGGGCGGGTGAAGACCCTCAACTGGTCGGGCAAGGCCAGGTCGAAAACCTGGGAGACGCGGCGCGGCTCTTGCGCGACGGCGCTGATCCCGTCGAGATCGGTGCGGCGGATCATGCGATTGCCCTTGGCGCTATTTTCGAGGCCGCGCGCCCCTGGCTGGGGGAGGGGCCACCGGTTGGCGTGGGTCATCGGATTGTCCATGGCGGGGTGGACTTTGCCGGACCGGAGCGCCTGAGCGATGACGTCATGACGCTTCTGAGGGCGTTGGAGCCGCTGGCGCCGTTGCATCAGCCCCATAACCTTGCCGCCGTTGACGCCGCGCGCCAGGCCTTTCCCGATGCGGTGCAGATCGGCTGCTTTGACACCGCGTTTCACAACGGTCACCCCTTCGTCAACGACATCTTCGCGCTGCCGCGCCGCTTCTATGAAGAGGGCGTGCGTCGCTACGGGTTTCATGGCCTCAGCTATGATTTCATCACCGGACAATTGACGCGGGATTGGCCGGAGCTTGCCGAGGGACGGGTCGTAATCGCGCATCTGGGCAACGGCGCGTCCATGTGTGCCGTGCGCAACGGCCAAAGTGTCGGCTCCACGATGGGTTTTTCTGCGCTGGACGGGCTGCCAATGGGCACGCGGTGCGGGCAGCTTGATCCGGGCGTTCTGCTCTATCTGATGGACCAGGGCATGACATCGAAGGAGATCGCCCGCCTGCTGTATCAGGAAAGCGGGCTCAAAGGCCTGTCAGGGATGACCCACGACATGCGGACGCTTCTGGCGAGTGGTGCGCCCGAGGCTGGGCAGGCGATTGATTACTATGTCTTTCGGATCCGGCGGGAACTGGGCGCGATGGCCGCGGTTCTGGGCGGGCTGGACGCCTTTGTCTTTACCGGGGGCATCGGGGAAAACGCGGCTGAAATACGCGCCCGTGTGTTGGACGGTATGGATTTCCTGGGGCTGGCCGTCGATGCCGGGGCCAACATATCAGGTGCTGCGCGGATCAGCAGCGGCCCAGTGCCGGTCCTTGTAATCCCGACCGACGAAGAACGTGTGATCGCGCGGGCTGTCAGTGAATGGCAGCGGCAGCATGCGATGTAA
- a CDS encoding YbcC family protein, which yields MSNQHHVYSAALLELVAKADAAARQIPPLFPLSSSVAVNPYLGQVHETLPQTAARLARVSGTPVTPDRAHFAQRIADGTLTDDDLRAACGGADIDVDIAMLKEQANTPRAQAEALPTIADLAAEVSGIDWPGIIDERIGVWAASYFDAGQALWHIQRRGGAFAAWRAFATRDLTPEILGLNKFAAHVDRTSRNAWRALGAAAERLGILPDAADTAFHRLLMDLGGWSQYARYQLWQAELAGDTVTTVTDLLAIRLIWEEALFIQYQDQIEERWTEVLSAHVEPLVPSQDDILDSLLQSAAEGAAQRLLADRFETLAKQPERTNRPAIQAAFCIDVRSEVFRRALESLDPGIDTIGFAGFFGLPVAHKASASDVVEGRGPVLLPAGMMSSVNEPEEDDLAKRYAARAARAWGRFKLAAVSSFAFVEATGPIYAGKLLRDAMGIGKKGKADPAPQFDPNLDTETRLQTAETILKAMSLTDNFARIVMLAGHGADVVNNAHASALQCGACGGFSGEVNARLLTGLLNDPDIRAGLSDRGIAIPSDTLFVPALHHTTTDDVTLYEDDCPSADHAQDLILLRRWLRDAGRLARAERALRLPRAAGEADIARRSTDWAELRAEWGLAGCSAFVAAPRGRTSELDLGGRSFLHSYDWRADEGFGVLELIMTAPVVVASWISLQYYGSSVAPDTFGGGNKLLHNVTGGIGVLEGNGGALRAGLPLQSVHDGERLVHDPLRLTVVIEAPCEAMTDILSRHADVRALFDNGWLSLFAMDDDGRMAWRYTGDLTWTRTTSEAAKMDAIAAE from the coding sequence ATGAGCAACCAACACCACGTCTATTCCGCCGCTCTTCTGGAGCTTGTCGCAAAGGCCGATGCCGCCGCGCGCCAGATCCCGCCGCTCTTTCCGCTGTCCTCCAGCGTGGCTGTGAACCCCTATCTGGGCCAGGTTCACGAGACGCTTCCGCAGACGGCTGCACGCCTGGCGCGGGTCAGCGGGACACCTGTCACCCCGGATCGGGCGCACTTTGCTCAACGGATCGCTGACGGCACCCTCACCGATGACGACCTGCGTGCAGCCTGCGGAGGCGCGGATATCGATGTCGATATCGCTATGCTCAAGGAGCAAGCGAATACCCCGCGCGCGCAGGCCGAGGCTTTGCCGACAATCGCCGACCTGGCAGCCGAGGTCTCGGGCATTGACTGGCCCGGCATCATCGACGAACGGATCGGTGTCTGGGCGGCGAGCTATTTTGATGCCGGTCAGGCCCTGTGGCACATTCAGCGGCGTGGCGGCGCATTCGCGGCCTGGCGCGCCTTTGCGACCCGGGATCTGACGCCCGAGATATTGGGGCTCAACAAATTTGCCGCCCATGTCGATCGCACCTCCCGGAATGCCTGGCGGGCCCTTGGCGCTGCCGCCGAGCGCCTGGGGATCTTGCCCGATGCCGCCGATACCGCGTTCCATCGGCTTCTGATGGATCTCGGCGGCTGGTCGCAATACGCCCGCTATCAGCTTTGGCAGGCGGAGCTTGCCGGGGACACGGTGACGACGGTGACCGATCTGCTGGCAATTCGCCTGATCTGGGAAGAAGCCCTTTTCATCCAGTATCAGGACCAGATCGAGGAGCGGTGGACCGAAGTGCTTTCGGCGCATGTCGAACCGCTTGTTCCATCCCAGGACGACATCCTCGACAGCCTTTTGCAAAGCGCTGCCGAAGGCGCAGCGCAGCGGTTGCTCGCGGACCGGTTCGAAACCCTTGCAAAGCAGCCTGAACGGACTAACAGACCGGCCATTCAGGCCGCCTTCTGCATCGATGTCAGGTCCGAAGTGTTCCGCCGCGCCCTTGAAAGCCTCGATCCGGGGATCGACACCATCGGTTTCGCCGGGTTTTTCGGCCTGCCGGTCGCCCACAAGGCAAGTGCGTCGGACGTGGTCGAAGGACGCGGCCCCGTCCTGCTGCCTGCGGGCATGATGAGCAGCGTGAACGAACCCGAGGAAGATGATCTGGCCAAACGCTACGCCGCGCGGGCGGCACGGGCCTGGGGCCGTTTCAAGCTTGCCGCAGTATCGTCGTTTGCCTTTGTCGAGGCGACGGGCCCCATCTATGCCGGTAAGCTGCTGCGGGATGCCATGGGCATCGGCAAAAAGGGCAAGGCTGATCCCGCGCCGCAATTCGACCCCAACCTTGACACCGAGACGCGGTTGCAGACGGCGGAAACGATCCTCAAGGCGATGTCTCTCACCGACAATTTCGCGCGGATCGTGATGCTGGCGGGCCATGGTGCGGATGTGGTCAACAACGCCCATGCCAGCGCCTTGCAATGCGGCGCCTGTGGTGGCTTTTCGGGCGAAGTCAACGCGCGTCTGCTGACCGGCCTGCTGAACGACCCTGACATTCGCGCGGGCCTGTCGGATCGTGGCATCGCCATCCCAAGCGACACGCTGTTCGTTCCCGCGCTGCATCACACAACGACGGACGACGTCACGCTTTACGAGGATGATTGCCCGTCGGCGGATCATGCGCAGGATCTGATCCTGCTGCGGCGCTGGCTGCGCGATGCCGGGCGTCTGGCACGGGCCGAGCGTGCCCTGCGCCTGCCCCGCGCCGCGGGAGAGGCAGACATCGCCCGCCGCAGCACCGACTGGGCCGAATTGCGGGCGGAATGGGGCCTGGCGGGATGCAGCGCCTTTGTCGCAGCACCGCGCGGCCGGACATCCGAACTGGACCTCGGCGGGCGCAGTTTCCTGCATAGCTACGACTGGCGCGCGGATGAGGGCTTTGGCGTGCTGGAGTTGATCATGACCGCGCCCGTTGTGGTGGCAAGCTGGATCAGCCTGCAATATTACGGCTCGTCAGTGGCACCGGATACGTTTGGCGGCGGCAACAAGCTCTTGCACAACGTGACTGGCGGCATCGGCGTTCTGGAGGGCAATGGCGGGGCGCTGCGCGCGGGCCTGCCGCTGCAATCGGTTCATGATGGCGAGCGTTTGGTGCACGATCCGCTGCGCCTGACTGTCGTGATCGAAGCCCCTTGCGAAGCGATGACCGACATCCTGTCGCGTCACGCGGACGTGCGGGCTTTGTTCGACAATGGCTGGCTCAGCCTTTTCGCCATGGACGACGATGGCCGCATGGCCTGGCGCTACACCGGCGATCTGACGTGGACACGGACCACGTCAGAGGCCGCCAAAATGGACGCGATCGCGGCCGAATAA
- a CDS encoding proton-conducting transporter membrane subunit, producing MTFSFLPLLAPIFLALAACWALKSPGQRPGAYPKLAEAAAVLAFVVSAASALALIFQGPVTSPLIGIEGIGLSARLDAVSVIMLMLVSFIGWVVLRYSATAMDGEERQGAFTGWLCATLAAVLLLVQSGNVAQLALAWIATGLGLHRLLLHYPNRVTAQRAARKKAVTSRVADLSLIGAAVLLYIAAGTTDIATILTIAETSPLFYGAAGLIALSAVLQSAQFPSHGWLTEVMEAPTPVSALLHAGVVNAGGFLLIRFADVMLTAPGIMALLVMLGGFTALFGGLVMLTQPSVKTSLAWSTIAQMGFMVLQCGLALFPLALLHIVAHSLYKAHAFLASATAVDVVTSVRKPGPVAVPSAGAVARAFLAALAIYAVVGFAFGLVEKSPQAVALGAILIFGVAYLIAQGLADAAPRVLTQRTAIYALAASISYFVLQAGAEALTAGTLPATPGPGPLEWALIVLALISFGAVAIAQATFPLWAGHPAAAGLRVHLNNGLYANAIFDRVLGGWSRPASPTSQRVSTGG from the coding sequence ATGACATTCAGTTTTCTGCCACTTCTGGCGCCTATTTTCCTGGCGCTGGCCGCCTGTTGGGCGTTGAAGTCCCCGGGACAGAGACCCGGCGCCTATCCAAAACTTGCCGAAGCGGCCGCGGTGCTGGCCTTTGTGGTGTCGGCCGCATCCGCCTTGGCGCTGATCTTCCAGGGCCCCGTCACATCACCCCTGATCGGCATCGAGGGAATTGGCCTCTCGGCGCGCCTTGACGCGGTCAGTGTCATCATGCTGATGCTCGTGTCCTTCATCGGGTGGGTGGTGCTGCGCTACAGTGCTACGGCAATGGACGGAGAGGAACGGCAAGGTGCGTTCACCGGATGGCTCTGTGCAACGCTGGCCGCTGTCCTTCTGCTGGTTCAATCCGGGAACGTGGCGCAGCTGGCGCTTGCCTGGATCGCGACGGGCCTCGGTTTGCATCGTCTGCTTCTGCATTATCCAAACCGGGTGACCGCCCAGCGCGCCGCGCGCAAAAAGGCCGTAACCTCGCGTGTTGCTGACCTGTCGCTGATCGGTGCTGCTGTTCTTCTTTATATCGCAGCCGGGACGACCGATATCGCCACGATCCTCACAATTGCGGAAACGAGCCCCCTCTTTTACGGGGCGGCAGGCCTGATCGCGCTCTCTGCCGTGCTGCAATCGGCGCAATTTCCCAGCCATGGATGGCTGACCGAGGTGATGGAGGCGCCGACCCCCGTCTCCGCGCTGCTGCATGCAGGGGTGGTCAATGCGGGCGGGTTCCTCCTCATCCGCTTTGCCGACGTCATGCTGACCGCCCCCGGCATCATGGCGTTGCTTGTTATGCTCGGCGGTTTTACGGCGCTCTTTGGCGGTCTGGTGATGCTCACACAGCCATCGGTCAAGACGTCGCTTGCCTGGTCCACCATCGCCCAGATGGGCTTTATGGTTCTGCAATGTGGTCTGGCGCTCTTCCCGCTCGCGCTGCTCCATATCGTCGCGCATTCGCTTTATAAGGCGCATGCCTTCCTTGCCTCCGCGACAGCAGTGGATGTGGTGACGTCAGTTCGCAAACCGGGTCCGGTCGCGGTGCCCAGCGCCGGCGCCGTCGCGCGCGCCTTTCTTGCCGCGCTCGCAATCTATGCCGTGGTCGGATTTGCCTTCGGCCTGGTCGAGAAGTCGCCGCAAGCGGTTGCCCTGGGTGCCATCCTGATCTTCGGCGTGGCCTATCTGATCGCTCAGGGCCTGGCCGATGCGGCACCACGGGTGTTGACCCAACGCACAGCGATCTATGCGCTTGCCGCATCGATCAGCTATTTCGTGTTGCAAGCCGGAGCCGAAGCCCTGACCGCAGGCACCCTGCCCGCGACACCGGGACCCGGACCTTTGGAATGGGCTCTCATCGTGCTTGCACTGATCAGCTTTGGCGCGGTTGCCATCGCGCAGGCCACCTTCCCGCTTTGGGCCGGACATCCGGCTGCGGCCGGTCTGCGGGTGCATCTGAACAACGGTCTTTACGCCAATGCGATCTTTGACCGCGTGCTGGGCGGATGGTCCCGCCCCGCATCCCCAACATCCCAGCGCGTTTCGACCGGAGGCTGA
- a CDS encoding LysR family transcriptional regulator, whose amino-acid sequence MAELNYHHLRYFWAVAHDGNLTRTAERLNLSQSALSTQIKTLEDRLGHALFERRGRQLHLTEAGRIALDHADAIFATGQELLGTLRQTGRTRKALRVGAEATLSRNFQLAFLRPVLGQPDVEVILRSGGPGELLRALEAHNLDVVLTNRAPARDAVTPFVAHRVAEQPVGLVGTPRRMNAKAPLTDLLHDQPVILPTPDSAVRTAFDALTSRMGLRPQIAAEVDDMAMMRLLAREDIGLALVPPIVVRDELASGRLLEATDHPDISEVFYAITLERRFPNPLIQTLLKADQSAER is encoded by the coding sequence ATGGCGGAGCTGAATTATCACCACCTGCGGTACTTTTGGGCGGTCGCGCATGATGGCAACCTGACCCGCACGGCCGAGCGTTTGAACCTGTCGCAATCGGCCCTATCCACGCAGATCAAGACGTTGGAAGACCGCCTTGGCCATGCGCTTTTTGAACGGCGCGGACGACAGTTGCACCTGACCGAGGCCGGGCGCATCGCGCTGGATCATGCCGATGCGATCTTTGCCACGGGTCAGGAGCTGCTGGGGACCCTGCGGCAGACCGGACGGACCCGAAAGGCGTTGCGCGTCGGTGCGGAGGCAACGCTGTCGCGTAACTTTCAGCTCGCGTTTCTAAGACCCGTTCTGGGTCAGCCGGATGTCGAGGTGATCTTGCGGTCCGGAGGGCCGGGGGAATTGCTGCGGGCGCTTGAAGCGCACAACCTCGATGTTGTCCTGACCAATCGGGCGCCGGCGCGCGACGCGGTCACGCCTTTCGTGGCACATCGCGTAGCCGAACAGCCCGTTGGTCTGGTTGGTACGCCAAGACGCATGAATGCCAAAGCGCCCTTGACGGATTTGCTGCATGACCAGCCCGTCATCCTGCCGACACCGGACAGTGCGGTGCGGACGGCCTTTGATGCCTTGACCTCCCGAATGGGATTGCGCCCGCAAATCGCCGCCGAGGTGGACGATATGGCGATGATGCGTCTTTTGGCGCGCGAAGACATCGGCCTCGCCCTTGTGCCGCCCATCGTCGTCCGCGACGAGCTGGCTTCGGGCCGCCTGCTTGAGGCGACAGACCACCCGGATATCTCTGAGGTTTTCTATGCCATCACGCTTGAACGGCGTTTTCCCAACCCTTTGATCCAGACCCTTCTGAAAGCGGATCAAAGCGCGGAGAGATGA